The Triticum aestivum cultivar Chinese Spring chromosome 6D, IWGSC CS RefSeq v2.1, whole genome shotgun sequence genomic sequence GGTATGAACAGGGACCACAATATGTGTGCACAAATTTCTGGACCTTCGTTTGTACCAATTGCAGTGGAGCACAGTAAGATTCCTTTTCAGTTCTCTTTCATTTCGTCTTAGTTTTGTTAAACTAGATGTATCATGGTCGATTTAAATAACAGGTTCACAACCCCCAATTGGAATGATTGAAGTTAGCCTTCCATAATAATTGCCTGATTTTTCTTTTCTGCTCCTCCTAGCCGAGAGTTCACTCACCGGGTGAAATCTGTTTCCATGGCTAAATTTACCGCACAAGAAGTCACTGCTCTACAAGGAGGAGGAAATGAGGTATTTCCATGTTCCTATAGTTCTGAATTTTCCATCAGTTCATGTATTTCTGCTTAACTTGACATGGTGTTTGCATAACTTGTAGCGTGCTAGAGAAATATTTTTCAAGGAGTGGGATTCTCAGCGTAATCCATACCCTGACAGCAGGTTACCTTTCTTTGTCCATGTTCAAGGTTATAACTTGTTAGTTTTGCCTTTAGAATTCTGACCTGTTTGACTGTTTCATACTGTCTCAGTAATACGGACAAATTGAGGAATTTCATCAAGCATATTTACGTGGAGCGGAGATATACAGGAGAAAGAAGCTCTGATAGACCACCGAGGGGAAAGGTGATGCTGGCTCCCTATAGCTCTAGCATTTCTGCTGTGATAACTGCCATCAATTTTGGGAAACTCTCTGTTATCTTGTAAATTCATTTTTTGCTGGTTGATTTGCATATTCAGGACGATAAGGATGAACATAGCGAAAATAGAAGATCTgatggaaatcggggtggttcaaGAAGTCCACCATACAATGAAAGTTACTCTGACCGTCGGAGTTATAGTGGACGGAGTGATGACAGAAATTCCAGACATTCCTATGGAGAACGTAGTCCTGGCTATGACCAGAATGACTATAAGAAAAGCCCCCGCCACTTTGAAGCTGTCGACGATAGATCTGGGAAAACAACTCCAGTTCAAAGGTTCGAGGACCGCAGGTTTTCTGAACCACGAAAGCCAGAGACTGGGTCTCCAAATTACCAGAGAGAAGCCAACGGATCTAGTCCTCCTGTTGTACGGCCAGTGAGGGAGATATTGGGTGATGATGCTCCTCAACTTCGGATTGATGAACCTCCAAAGCCGAATGTAGCCAGACCGATTGACCCTCCAAAACCAAATGGAACCAGGACCATTGAGCCTCCACCTCAGGCACAGGTTGTTCTTGGTGTTTTCAATCCCTCTCAGACACTGGTTTTAGATACCCTTGAAATGTTAGCATATTTAACTGTTTTGTCTTGCATGTTTCATACTGCAGAGGACATCTACTGCCAGCAGTATTGGTTCTTCCGAGGGGATTTCGGAACAGACGAAGGCAGCAACTCCAGTCAGTTTAATTGATTTTGGTGCAGATCCTGAACCCACTGCATCTGCCCCGCCATCACAGACAGCCCCTACACCCCAACAGCAGCCAGTTAGTGCACAGCCTATTAACGCAACAACGCCGCAACATGTTCTTGAACAAGGCAAAAGTGCTCCATCAGTGAGCGGCGGTGATTGGGCATCTTTTGATGCTTTTGGCCAGCAGCAGCAAACACCACAAGTAGGCAGCACCGTAAATCCACTTGAGTCTGTGCTTGCACAACTATCATTCTCCGAAACACCCTCTGCCTCCAATACGTCAGCCTTTTCAACTTCTGTTGATCCGCAAGCAAATGGAGGACAGCTGTCCATGATAGATACATCACATTCTTCATTATTTGGTCCACCCGTTGGAATCTCAGGCAATCAGGTACCTCCCTTCGCAGAAAATTTCAAGAAGTGTGCATCGAATGAGTATTTTATTGAAAGAAGTTGTGTTACAGGTCTCAACAGGAATGCCTGTCCAAGGATCTGCAGTTCATCAATCTGCTGTGGCTGCCTCTATGGGTGGTCTTCCATCTCAATTGCCTTCAAATTCTCAAGGAACCAGTGGTATTCAAGAAGCAACGTCTTCTCATGACAGCAAATCCAGTGGGCGGACAGCACTGCCAGTGGTATGTGATTAATTACTTGTAAATTATTGAGCAGCTATCAAGGGAACACGTTCTATATGCCCTCACCCTATGAGCTATTCCAGATTTCCATTTTCACCCATTGCTTGATTGATGTGGTatgctccctctgttcctttttagtctgcatataagttttgtctgaagtcaaagtatctctagtttgaccaaacttatagaaaaaagtatgaacattcacaatatcaaatgaatttCATTAGATTCATTACAGAATGTAGTTCCATGTTAcatatatttggtattgtatatgttgatatttttaatataaatttggtcaaactttgcacattttgacttgacacaaatctcatacgcggagtaaaaaggaacGGAGGAAGTGCATAATATACACACTATTAGTTTGCATGCCCTACACTGCAGCTACCGCAAAGTACTGCTCCCTCCATTCTGAATCCAGTTAGCTTTTTGTTTTGCAGTCTCCGGTATGCAACTTTGACCGTTACTGTTTTTATAATTATGTTAGTACTTAGTAAAATATCATCAGATATTTATAATCAATTCCAATGGCATGATTTTCACCTAACCAAATGAAATAGTTTTTATTCATTAGTAGTTGACGAAGAATCAAAGATAGTTGTCATCTGCTCCCTCCTTACAGTTGTACTAAAtcaaagacacttattttgggacggagggagtatttttcaaCAAAGGCATGATAAGCCAGGGCTGAGAATATTGTTATTCTTTTGATGTATCTAAGGCGGGGAGCTTTTTACTAGCATTAGTATGTCTACTTTTAGGGAGAGGTTCGGTACTTGCATTTAGATGGGGCCATGTGGTTTTTTATGGATATTAGATCACATTTCAGTGGGATATAAGCACTTATCATGCAGAAATAGAACTATATAAATACCTGTAGTAATTGCAATTCCTAATCAAACAAATGCAAGGCATGGAAGGGCTACAAAAGTATTAATGACTGTTTTGATGCATTGGGCATGCCGTATCTTGTTAGGCCAACAAGTTATATCTGAAGAAACCAGATGGTAGAttataaaaactaaaaaaatactcctccgttccaaaatggatgactcaactttatactaaagttagtataaagttgagtcatctattttggaacggagggagtacctgagAGCATCATTAGCGGGTGGCAAAATCATAGTAGGTATTAGCTTGATTTTTTGTTCTCcataaaatagtactccctctgtaaagaaatacttcctccgttcctaaatataagtccttttagagatttcaacatgaactacatacggatgtatatagacatagtttagagtgtagattcactcattttgctccgtatatagtccatattggaatctctaaaaagacttatatttaggaacggagggagtactaacttaGTGATCTAAAAAGTCGtttatttctttacagagggagtataacaCATGTTCATTGATGTTAACAGCTTTTGTTCATATGTGTTGACATGTGTTCATTTTCAAGACCATCGCCTAATTGTCAATTGAAGATAAATGTGTCAGTCTTTTTAAGAACGTGATAAGCTGATGTTGTCAAAACCATTCCATTAAATGAAATCATTGCATCGGCACATCTAACATCAGATCGAATCTCTGCAGGATTTCTTTACTTCACTATATCCATCAGCAACTCCAGCAATGCCTGGCTGGCAGAGAGCTCCCCAGTCTGGAATGGGATTTGGCATGCAGTATCCTGCTGCAATGGTATTCATTCTCACGATAGTGATTCATATGATTATTATTTGAGATCATTGTCAATATTTGTCTTACAAAAATGTCCTCCCAGTTGCAGGGAATGCAGTCATATCCTCAGGCAACATTTTCTCAACCTACATATCAACAACCTATGTATCAGCAACCTACATACCAACAACCTACGTATCAACAGCCTGTATATCAGCAAAATGCGTATCCCCAACCTGCGAAAGCTTCAAACCCTTTTGACCTCGGAAATGAGGCAGCCCCAATTCAAGCTCACATGGTATAACTAGATATTTTCTCTTCTGCATAATATTTGAAAGTAGAATAATTTTGCATATTTTCTCCTCCAATTCAAGTATTTCAACGTTGAGCAAAAAAATAATTGTTAAGTGAATCAGTTTGAAACACTTCCTGCTTTACCTTGATATTATCCACATTAACTTGTTGGTTTCTTGCTTAATGTTAACTATGTTCATCGTTTGTTCTATTAACTCATTTTTGTTGTGACCTTGAGCAGTCCCGACCACTGGGAGCATCAGCAGGCGCTACTAACCCAACATTAGTTGGTAACTCTAGTTTTGGAGTTCCACCTCAGCAGCCTCAGCAGATGTATCAGCCATCTGTACATCAAAGTATTTACTTAGTTCCTCATCACCGTCTCTACACTGTTGCTCTTTATTATTACTACTACTACTTTGACATGCGGTACTAATTTGTGTTTCGACTTCAGACCATTACATGATGCAGCATGTTTCAAACAACATGCCTGAGCAGCTACCTAATGGCATGCTTCCAAGGTGAGCTATACTTGTTATCAGTATATCCTGTAAGTTGAAATGTTAGTGCTATGCTTTGCATATGAGCCGAGTTAATTATTATTTCCAACTATTCTATTCCACATCTtagtcatatactccctccgttcctaaatatttgtctttttagagatttcaaatggactaccacatacggatgtatatagacatattttagaatgtagattcactcattttgctccgtatgtagtcacttgttgaaatctcaagaaagataaatatttgggaatggagggagtataatatagGTAACAAAAAATAGCACCCACCTTAAATAGGGAACTAGAACTCGCTGAACTGTCACTTCTGGCCATTGGGTCATATTGGATGGTCGAGATAAACCACTGAATGCCACCAGCTTTCAAAGCAATCCTGTGATTATTTCATCTTCATCCTACTAGCATCCCACTTGCAATGACATGGGTAGTCCTTGTTTGCATCTTCAAATCTGATAAGAGCGATCAAGGCTGTATGTGGCTGTATGTTTATTGTGATCTTTCTGGCAACACCTCCGACTTACTCGTGACATCACAGGCAACAAGGAGGTGCTGGTTCCCTCGGCGTAGGCTATGATCAACAAGCTGCTCCTAGGTATTCCCAGCCAAACACCCCACCGTCCTATGGTGCTGTGGGTGGAAATCCTTTCGGGTAAAAGGCTTATCAAATGTGGACGTACCATGTTACCTGTTTATGGTATCTTGTGTATCTTCAGACCACTGGTTTGTGGTGCCCACTGCCCAGTGTGATAAGAATGCACAAAGCCCTGGAGAAAATTTGTTTCATATTACTGGTTATGTGTTTGTCACTGTAGCTCCACATAAGCTTCAGGAGCAGGAGTTCTGCGGTTCTTCTAGCCCCTATTTTCTTGTATATTTGTGTTTGGTGTTCTGTGTGCGTTGCATCCGATGTATATTCACAGAGACCCTATGCCTTGTATGGTTTTTGATTGGGATCTTTCGAGCGGCCATATCTGATAGTGTACTTAGTTCAGAATGTTATTTTTAGTCCAGCTGGCTATTCAATTTTAATGTTTATTGCAATGCATGACTGAAGGACGTATAATTGTGATTAATCAGTTGTTTTGGTCTCACGCTATTATTGCATTATATGGATCCTTTCTTCCAGGCATGGTTATTTTTCTTGCTATTTCTTGGGAGGAACGATCTATACACACAAGTTTGAGCAACAAATACACTTGGATTGGACTTTGCCTGTTTGTTCCCTCCGAGCCTTGGGGTTGGTGCTTGGCTCGGGTGCAGACTTAGAGCTTGATCATGTATCTGTAGAAAATAAAAtaattttggatcggagggagtaccatttaTAGAAAGTTTGGGCCAAAAAGACGTCTGTGGAATAAATTTATAGGATCTTGTAAACTTGACCAACTTGACCCCAACTTCCCATTGGCTAAGGGGCTAAGGGAGAGTTTTTTATGCGAGCATCCTACAGTCATCCCATGTACACTATGACTACCCCCCAAGCATATGTTGAGACCTTGAGCACACGTCATTGGACACAAGGTTAACTTGCTCCTCTTTGAACGGTCACTTTTTACATATGAGACATGGccactacctcatgcatggaccttttacatgtgagacatggccactacctcatgcatggaccttgtgtATACTCAGGCACAGCCGAGAGCCGAGACGACCATGGAGAATCAAAGGACCAAGgtcaagcatggaagaggagaaggaagaagagaacgaGCAACTCAGGAGctgcccggatgatctggaccGACACGCGACATGAGGACATCAAGCCCCAGGCCGAAGCCGGATCATTCGGACCAACACCCCGACAATCTGGAACCACCCAGATCATCCGGACGCcaacccggacatccgggccaCCCGCGACTGCTACGACACATCCGAATGATCCGGACggtcgcccggatcatccggaccacgcCTACGTgtatgacttgggccgaggcccatgtaccccttcgccccctagtcTATATATACTCCTCCATCATTTTAGGATTAGCATTGTATTAgttcatttgtatgtgagctttgctcctatctACTCTActcttttgagagagagagagagagggagggagagagagagaaccccactccaaatcgtgaaagatcggccctagggtttcactctacatcatcttggtatcatgagccacgttgatcacgaatttggagtccccccaccgttttctagccttgttttgctatttcgtcctaaattcgaaaatccccagcAAAAACAGCCCCAATTTTTTAttatgatttgttggtttgatgatgttttgttgattttgatccatggattcgttgtgtttcgagtggatctagctctccacaagtttccccaccttccatacATGAAATTCGTCCAATTTTGACCCCGAGATCGAAAATTTCCGCCACAAAATCGCGACCCGGAAGGAAATCCCGAGCAgagttgacctgcccggatcatctcGACCCTCCCGGCTCAGCTGGACACCCACCCGGACATCCGGATAACCCACACACCCGAGTTGACGAACCCAGATCATCCGGATGTACTCCCGGATCAGCTGGACCTCCTCCCGGGTGTCCGGGTAACCCTGAAACCGACTGTGCTGAATTCTTGTTTTGGCCATAACcaattcatccggagtccatctttgacgttctttagctactccctccgttcctaaatatttgtctttctagagatttcaataagtgactacatacagagcaaaatgagtgaatctacactctaaaatatgtctatatacattcgtatgtggtagtccatttgaaatctctaaaaatacaaatatttaggaacggagggagtagttttgaagctattgacattccccatcccacaaaaatactacttCCATCATTTGGCTCCATCAAATTTTtagaactttggcatctttgcctagggccaccaccatatcatccgcattaccaccataGCCTTCGGTACCTTGCCCATTTTGTTGCCCAttccatttgtggttgtttgagttgtgatttgagtctcctaaggtgtttcggctacttagggacggttgcttcttcgtcAACCAGCACCACCACTTTCACATTGCCAACTTCAAAACCACCACCGCAATCCGCTagcaccatttgacatttgcctttggagattttgagttatggtttttccgtttcctagggtgtttcggctaactaggaacggttcgacatcgacaacaccgccgcTCAGCTTCGCCAAGGATTCGACATCGACcaccttcaccattttgacaccctaactGTACGCAAGAacagtaacctctatatcatcttggtaccATGGTATCCCGTCATTGTACAATCTTCTTGCCATAGTATTGAtaaccctagcccattttgcgtcacttgcctatcgagactagccattgagtattgccggcaactttacttgtgcacattagtgatcatcgatctacaccttccattgcatacataccatatcatcttggtatcatcatatcatctcttgtgtcacaagattgttcccgcatatacacaattgctatcttgctttgtgcatttcgcatagtggccatataaaaaaagagtaagcttttaagcaaaagaaaaagtgtgaacaaagagcttgtaaccaatagccatagcatcataccacattgcatataaggttgtcatatccgatcatcttggatcaaattGAGAGagacaccggaacatcatacacaaTAGCATATTTGGGATataagttgatacattttgcatcttataggttgtgcacaagtgtcgtatccgcgtTTTGatcaatcgtgctagcgtctctcttgagttgtgcaacatgagcattttccgtggattccacattttgtgctcattccttggttgcacaaccccatttatctatctgtgtgtgtgtgtgtttccgtgtgccacccattgctattggtctacttgtttcactcgtgaatttgtgaatctctttcaacattattgactcttgctaacaattgcatcaattttttgtgccactatcctcaccaagctccagcAAAAGCTTtagttgtgtaggtgtgagaattgacaagatctggtaccaattgtgctatttccttgatacattattgagtgatcactGATCCGTCTTCAACATCGGGTAAGGCTTCTCTTTATTCCACTCACATTTGCTTGAGTCCTATGATGGAGAGGCgaagcatttcatctccggtcttcaacgacaacgacggcgcgaacaactacgTCACCATCACTCACACCGTCGaactacaacgagcaatgcaaggcgcacaatctaccttgcgcaagcgcatcgacaacctcgccaccaacATACGACATtccaaagcaaggaaaagggactacatcgatgGCATGTTTGACTACCACAACAAACACATGGTGGAAATCCGACGGATATTAtccgactacaagtcttcttctccttcgtcatcctcaaggcggcggcgagcgagTCGCAAATCTTCGGAGCACCCAAGCGATGCAGCGcaattcgtccacgtccacatctcaaTGGTGACCAtcatcacattcgtgatccacatcttcatgaagggcaagtcatctccaagcatcatgtgcacgacgacgacgaacgacatctactacgagctcaagcacgacaatgacatcatcaacatgaagatgctcgccaagcgcaaacctacaagtcccaacaagctctacatcaagctatgGTCAACCTTCATGAGCACATGAGAGGatcgcgagacaagcaccaccaagaggaaGCTACGGCTATCACCCccacttcggcatctttgccaagtgttatcaaggcatctttgcctttggacgtacgacatcttcgcctacttcccatgagtacgcctacatcgacatcatcaagtccaaggcaaccacctacaagcgagggcgacacttccatctttggaagcccctcaaggaagatgtctgagcatgggaaattcccttcggtcatggagacgaactacgaggtgccacatcatatgggcctcataCAACAAGACAGCGACAAGACGGTTGAGCAAGGGCCacccccttcgaccacggcgacgagcgtgaacatcttcaacaacatgaagatggcgccccaatgggactcatactccgagtcacgctacgagaccgcacatgataCCCTCTCTTTGGTCTCGGAGGAGAGCGATGATTTGCCACTTCCTACGAcattcaaccaaggcggcgatcgg encodes the following:
- the LOC123144334 gene encoding arf-GAP domain and FG repeat-containing protein 2 isoform X2, yielding MASRVKEDEKNERVIRGLLKLPANKRCINCNNLGPQYVCTNFWTFVCTNCSGAHREFTHRVKSVSMAKFTAQEVTALQGGGNERAREIFFKEWDSQRNPYPDSSNTDKLRNFIKHIYVERRYTGERSSDRPPRGKDDKDEHSENRRSDGNRGGSRSPPYNESYSDRRSYSGRSDDRNSRHSYGERSPGYDQNDYKKSPRHFEAVDDRSGKTTPVQRFEDRRFSEPRKPETGSPNYQREANGSSPPVVRPVREILGDDAPQLRIDEPPKPNVARPIDPPKPNGTRTIEPPPQAQRTSTASSIGSSEGISEQTKAATPVSLIDFGADPEPTASAPPSQTAPTPQQQPVSAQPINATTPQHVLEQGKSAPSVSGGDWASFDAFGQQQQTPQVGSTVNPLESVLAQLSFSETPSASNTSAFSTSVDPQANGGQLSMIDTSHSSLFGPPVGISGNQVSTGMPVQGSAVHQSAVAASMGGLPSQLPSNSQGTSGIQEATSSHDSKSSGRTALPVDFFTSLYPSATPAMPGWQRAPQSGMGFGMQYPAAMGMQSYPQATFSQPTYQQPMYQQPTYQQPTYQQPVYQQNAYPQPAKASNPFDLGNEAAPIQAHMSRPLGASAGATNPTLVGNSSFGVPPQQPQQMYQPSVHQNHYMMQHVSNNMPEQLPNGMLPRQQGGAGSLGVGYDQQAAPRYSQPNTPPSYGAVGGNPFG
- the LOC123144334 gene encoding arf-GAP domain and FG repeat-containing protein 2 isoform X1; amino-acid sequence: MASRVKEDEKNERVIRGLLKLPANKRCINCNNLGPQYVCTNFWTFVCTNCSGAHREFTHRVKSVSMAKFTAQEVTALQGGGNERAREIFFKEWDSQRNPYPDSSNTDKLRNFIKHIYVERRYTGERSSDRPPRGKDDKDEHSENRRSDGNRGGSRSPPYNESYSDRRSYSGRSDDRNSRHSYGERSPGYDQNDYKKSPRHFEAVDDRSGKTTPVQRFEDRRFSEPRKPETGSPNYQREANGSSPPVVRPVREILGDDAPQLRIDEPPKPNVARPIDPPKPNGTRTIEPPPQAQRTSTASSIGSSEGISEQTKAATPVSLIDFGADPEPTASAPPSQTAPTPQQQPVSAQPINATTPQHVLEQGKSAPSVSGGDWASFDAFGQQQQTPQVGSTVNPLESVLAQLSFSETPSASNTSAFSTSVDPQANGGQLSMIDTSHSSLFGPPVGISGNQVSTGMPVQGSAVHQSAVAASMGGLPSQLPSNSQGTSGIQEATSSHDSKSSGRTALPVDFFTSLYPSATPAMPGWQRAPQSGMGFGMQYPAAMLQGMQSYPQATFSQPTYQQPMYQQPTYQQPTYQQPVYQQNAYPQPAKASNPFDLGNEAAPIQAHMSRPLGASAGATNPTLVGNSSFGVPPQQPQQMYQPSVHQNHYMMQHVSNNMPEQLPNGMLPRQQGGAGSLGVGYDQQAAPRYSQPNTPPSYGAVGGNPFG